A portion of the Clupea harengus chromosome 18, Ch_v2.0.2, whole genome shotgun sequence genome contains these proteins:
- the trappc1 gene encoding trafficking protein particle complex subunit 1, producing the protein MTVHNLYIFDRNGTCLHYGEWNRKKQAGISKDEEFKLMYGMSFSIRSFVSKMSPLDMKDGFMTFQTSRYKLHYYETPTGLKIIMNTDLGVPNSRDILHQIYSTLYVEYIVKNPLCALGDTLQSELFNSRLDSFVRALPFFSARAA; encoded by the exons ATGACCGTGCACAACCTTTACATCTTCGACCGGAATGGCACATGCCTCCATTACGGCGAATGGAACAGGAAAAAACAGGCGGGGATATCCAAAGACGAG GAGTTTAAGCTGATGTATGGCATGTCGTTTTCCATTCGATCTTTTGTCAGTAAGATGTCTCCACTGGACAT GAAGGATGGTTTCATGACCTTCCAAACAAGCCGCTATAAGCTACACTACTATGAGACGCCCACCGGCCTCAAGATCATCATGAACACAGACTTGGGTGTGCCCAACAGCAGAGACATCCTTCACCAGATCTACAgcacg ctctATGTGGAGTACATCGTCAAGAACCCGTTGTGTGCGTTGGGAGACACCCTGCAAAGCGAGCTCTTCAACAGTCGACTCGACTCGTTTGTCCGTGCCCTTCCCTTCTTCAGTGCCCGTGCCGCCTAA